Part of the Geodermatophilus obscurus DSM 43160 genome is shown below.
CCGCCGTGCCACCCGGCCACCGCGGACACGACGTGCTGGTCCGCAAGGGCGTGGCGCGGGTCGCGGCGGCCTGCGCCCGGGAAGCCGACTTCGTCACCGTCTCCACCCCGGCTCTGCTCGAGGAGTACGCGCCGCACGGTCGCGGGATGGTGGTCCCGAACGCGATCCCCCGCCGGATCGCGGAACTCACCCCGGCCCATGACCGCGCTCCTGAGGTCGTGACGGTCGGCTGGGCCGGCTCGGTGTCGACCCATCCCTACGACCTGGAGGAGATGCAGTCCGGGCTGCAGCAGGCGCTCGACCGCACCGGGGGAGTGAGCCGGTTCGCGATCCTCGGGGAGGCCGGCGATGCCCGCCGCAGGCTGCGTCTGGCCGAGGACCCGATCGAGCTGCCCTGGGTCCACGACGTGGACGGCTACCTGGCGACGCTGGGGCAGAGGTTTGACATCGGCCTCGCCCCGCTGCGGATCGACCGGTTCAACACGGCCAAGAGCTGGCTCAAGGTCCTCGAGTACGCAGCCCGCGGCATCTACGCCGTCCGAGCGCCGAGCGCCGAGTACGAGCGGCTGGGACTGGGACACCGTGCCAAGCGCCCGCGTGACTGGTCCGCCGCCATCGTCAAGGGGGTCGAGGACCCGGACCGGCGCCGCGACGTCGCGGCCGCCGACCGCGAGCTGGTGCTGGCTTCCCATCTGACCGAGCACACCGCTGAGCTGTGGGTCACGGCCTGGCGGCAGGCGCGGGAGAACCGCTCCCGCGCGGACCGCATCGGAGCCTGAGGGGGGACCGGTCCTCCCCACCCCTCACAGTGGAAGGACACCTCCCCGAGCCCTTCGCAGGCTCAGGGCACGCCAGGAGGGGGCCGTGCCCTGGACGGGGTCGTCACTGTGTGCTCGGCCACGAACAGCAGAGCGCCCCGGGTCCTCGTCGAGGACCCGGGGCGCTCCGGCGTCTCGCGGTGACGGGCTCAGGCGCTACGACCGGTCGCCGTCACCCACGGGTTGCGGTGCGGCGGGACGGCCACGGGACGCGAGTGGGGGAGCGGCGGGGCCGCAGCCGGCGGGGCGTTGCGGCCGGCCACCCGGTCGACGTAGGAGCGCTGCTGGTTCCGGGCGCGCACCCCGCCGTCGGCCGGCACGGCCTTGCCCTCCCACACCTCGCTCATCGCCGCGTGCAGCAGGGTCAGCGCGCGGGCGCGCATCTGTGAGACGCGGGAGAGGGTGACGCCGAGGTCCGCGGCGATGTCGGTGAGCGACTCGCCTCCGAAGAAGTTGCGTTCCACGACCTCGTCGAGCCGGTCGGGCAGCTGGCGGATCGCCTCGTGCAGGTACCGGGACCGCTCGCTGCGCAGCAGCGCGCGCTCCGGCGACTCCCCGGTGTCGGGCAGGTCGAGGGAGGCGCCGTCCGGACCGGTCTCGGCGTCGATGCTCACCATGACCGCCCGGTGGACGTCGACCTGCAGGCTCTCCAGGTCACTGCGTGCCATCCCGAGGCTGGCGGCGAGCTCCTCGCGCGTCGGCGGGCGGCCCAGCTGGATGGCCAGCGCGTCGGCCGCGGCGTCGGTGCGCCGGGCGGCGGCCCGCACGGAGCGGCTGGCCCAGTCACCGGAGCGCAGCTCGTCGAGGACGGCGCCCTGCAGCCGGGCGAGGGCGTACGTCGCGAACGACGCCCCCGCCGACGGGTCGAAGCGCCGGGCGACCTCGACCAGTGCCACGCGCGCGCAGGACAGCAGGTCCTCGCGGCTGACGTGGGCCGGCAGCGAGATGCGTGAGGCGACCGCGTTGACCGCGAACGCGGCCAGCGGCAGGTGCTCGGTCACCAGGGCGTCGACGTCCCGGGGGGAGGTGTCGCGGGTCGTGGTGTCCCGGGTCGGGCGTGGCCGGGTGGAGGGGCCGGCGGGCGGGGCGACGGGGAGGCGCGAGGCTGAGGCACTGGACCGCAGGGGCGCCTGTGCACGCGATGGGCTCACGTCCCCCTTCTCGGCAGGCTCCGGCCCGGACGGCACCCCCTGATCGGCACGGACGCGTCCCGACTTGAGCACCTCGGCTCAAGGCCCCCCGGATGGTGCCGAAGCTGCTCACTGAGAACCCGCGGGCAGCACCGACGCCTGCCCCGGGGAGTACGGAGGGACGGTGGGGGGCGTGGACTACCAGCTCCTGTCGACGTTGCTGTGGCGCGAGCAGGAGCTGCTGGACCTGCTGCTGTTCAAGGCGGAGGAGAAGCAGTACCTGATCGTCACGGGCAAGACCCGCTGGCTGTCGCGCATCGCGCACGAGATCGAGGTCGTGCTCGACCAGCTGCGCACCATCGAGGTGGAGCGCGCGGCGGCCACCGAGGTCATCGCCGAGCGGCTGGGCGTGGGCGTGAACCCATCGCTGCGCAAGCTCGCCGAGGCCGCCCCGACCCCGTGGAACGACCTGTACGCCAAGCACCACGAGACGCTGTTGGCGCTCGTGACGGAACTGCGCGGCCTCTCCGACGCCAACCGCGAGCTGATCGAGGGCGGGCTGTCCGCCTTCGGCGACGCGCTGCTGTCGGTCAAGGCGCCGTCGGCCGGCACCTACGGGGCGACCGGTCGCAGCGACCAGCGCGCGCACCGCGCGGTCACCCTGGACGGTGCTCTGTGAGTTCCACCTTCGGCGGGCTGAACACCGCCCGGACGGCGCTGTGGGCGTCGCAGCGCGGGCTGGACGTCACCGGCCAGAACATTGCCAACGTCAACACCGACGGCTACTCGCGGCAGCGGGTCGAGCTGCGCGCCATGGGGGGCACCGCCGTCCCGGCGATCCACTCGGTGAGCAGCCCGGTCGGCAACGGCGTGGACGCCAACCAGGTCGACCGGATCCGCGACGTGTTCCTGGAGCGGCGCGGTCAGGTCGAG
Proteins encoded:
- a CDS encoding sigma-70 family RNA polymerase sigma factor; translation: MTEHLPLAAFAVNAVASRISLPAHVSREDLLSCARVALVEVARRFDPSAGASFATYALARLQGAVLDELRSGDWASRSVRAAARRTDAAADALAIQLGRPPTREELAASLGMARSDLESLQVDVHRAVMVSIDAETGPDGASLDLPDTGESPERALLRSERSRYLHEAIRQLPDRLDEVVERNFFGGESLTDIAADLGVTLSRVSQMRARALTLLHAAMSEVWEGKAVPADGGVRARNQQRSYVDRVAGRNAPPAAAPPLPHSRPVAVPPHRNPWVTATGRSA
- a CDS encoding glycosyltransferase family protein, producing the protein MNVLLSTTLFPGSLYYRMSEPARAVNDVGLGVEVTVQRGVKTTMARSSADPDAPAAVQTVDAQGADVVVLQLPKTREMLDALRLLQGRGVAVVVEMDDLLSAVPPGHRGHDVLVRKGVARVAAACAREADFVTVSTPALLEEYAPHGRGMVVPNAIPRRIAELTPAHDRAPEVVTVGWAGSVSTHPYDLEEMQSGLQQALDRTGGVSRFAILGEAGDARRRLRLAEDPIELPWVHDVDGYLATLGQRFDIGLAPLRIDRFNTAKSWLKVLEYAARGIYAVRAPSAEYERLGLGHRAKRPRDWSAAIVKGVEDPDRRRDVAAADRELVLASHLTEHTAELWVTAWRQARENRSRADRIGA
- a CDS encoding flagellar protein FlgN, with amino-acid sequence MDYQLLSTLLWREQELLDLLLFKAEEKQYLIVTGKTRWLSRIAHEIEVVLDQLRTIEVERAAATEVIAERLGVGVNPSLRKLAEAAPTPWNDLYAKHHETLLALVTELRGLSDANRELIEGGLSAFGDALLSVKAPSAGTYGATGRSDQRAHRAVTLDGAL